One region of Polynucleobacter paneuropaeus genomic DNA includes:
- the tmk gene encoding dTMP kinase: MTTTSNPGYFISFEGIDGAGKSTHIDAFAKLMKERFPNREVVLTREPGGTALGEQLRQLLLNAPMNLETEALLMFAARREHLIQIIEPALLAGKIVISDRFTDASFAYQGGGRGLSLDKLNTLEKWVQGKSDQTILQPNLTILFDLPGSVAEARRSKVRAPDKFEKMDLDFFERVRQEYLRRAKNDMKRFHIVDATQTQEVIWRDLELLKLPI; encoded by the coding sequence ATGACGACTACTTCTAATCCGGGATATTTTATTAGCTTCGAAGGGATTGATGGGGCAGGCAAGAGTACACACATCGATGCTTTTGCTAAGCTGATGAAAGAACGTTTTCCTAATCGCGAAGTTGTTTTGACTCGAGAGCCTGGCGGGACAGCATTAGGGGAGCAATTGCGTCAGCTGCTATTAAATGCCCCCATGAATCTAGAGACCGAGGCATTACTCATGTTTGCGGCGCGGCGTGAGCACCTAATCCAAATCATTGAGCCCGCCTTATTGGCTGGGAAAATAGTCATCTCTGATCGTTTTACAGACGCGAGCTTTGCTTACCAAGGCGGCGGTCGAGGTCTGAGTCTTGATAAATTAAATACGCTTGAGAAATGGGTCCAAGGTAAATCTGATCAGACTATTTTGCAACCGAATCTCACGATTCTCTTTGACCTACCTGGATCCGTTGCAGAGGCTCGACGCTCCAAAGTGCGAGCTCCAGATAAATTTGAAAAAATGGACCTGGATTTCTTTGAACGTGTACGTCAAGAGTACTTACGTCGGGCAAAGAATGATATGAAACGTTTTCATATTGTTGATGCCACCCAAACGCAAGAGGTCATTTGGCGTGATCTAGAGCTACTCAAACTGCCAATCTAG
- a CDS encoding ankyrin repeat domain-containing protein, whose product MNIRLKLFYALIALSFCLVGAANSQTPSQIADFTKAAKFDDLSEVKDLVKAGVNVNTTDPYGDPMLVLAVKEKSLKVFDYLLSSPEINVNKANSYGETPLMMASINGDLEMVKTLVESKKAAVNKSGWNPLLYACSKGRLDVAKYLVQHGSDVNSVSPNGSTPLMMAAMSGNEYVVKYLLDQGADLRMRNSLGYSAIDMAAQYDHPWIEEGLISRWQKLYKEPYPGRSRT is encoded by the coding sequence TTGAACATACGCTTGAAGTTATTTTATGCGCTTATCGCACTTAGTTTTTGCCTAGTTGGTGCAGCCAATAGTCAAACACCGTCTCAAATAGCGGATTTCACTAAGGCGGCCAAGTTTGATGATCTGTCTGAGGTTAAAGATCTTGTTAAAGCGGGCGTAAACGTCAATACGACGGATCCCTATGGCGATCCTATGCTGGTATTGGCCGTTAAAGAAAAGTCGCTCAAAGTGTTCGATTATTTACTCTCAAGCCCTGAAATTAACGTTAACAAAGCCAATTCCTATGGCGAAACCCCACTGATGATGGCTTCAATTAATGGGGATCTGGAAATGGTCAAGACTCTTGTTGAAAGCAAGAAAGCGGCTGTAAATAAGAGTGGATGGAATCCATTACTGTATGCCTGTTCAAAAGGCCGACTAGATGTAGCCAAGTATTTAGTCCAGCATGGTTCTGACGTTAATTCCGTCAGCCCAAATGGGAGTACGCCATTAATGATGGCCGCCATGTCTGGCAATGAATATGTTGTTAAATACTTGCTTGACCAAGGCGCTGACTTAAGAATGCGTAATTCTTTGGGCTACAGTGCGATTGATATGGCCGCACAGTATGACCATCCTTGGATAGAAGAAGGCTTGATATCGCGCTGGCAAAAGCTTTATAAAGAGCCATATCCAGGGCGTTCCAGGACCTAG
- the ygfZ gene encoding CAF17-like 4Fe-4S cluster assembly/insertion protein YgfZ: MNTISTTKTQNSGAWESTPLSGWGLILVEGPDSEQFLQNQLTNTVLGMQSVKDTEVAQGNNQVRLVGYCSPKGRLLASAWLALQTYPVESSEVKRYYLFISKDIAGSTAKRLGMYVLRSKVKVTDVSDHWMIEGKLNQDAQAQYLSASDEIALQLPELGVESRNTQRIVSAKPKQAHYDATHSEVLEIWNDLEVISGIPRIVLATQEQFVPQMINFESVDGVDFKKGCYPGQEIVARSQYRGVIKRRLHLAHFLSGDADVIHCGPATELFHASDPNQPAGMVVLSAKNPSNPNRIDLQVELKLEALEKGEIHLGGADGPVLKIDPLPYPLIEI, encoded by the coding sequence GTGAACACAATTTCCACTACAAAAACACAAAACTCTGGCGCTTGGGAGTCTACCCCCCTATCAGGCTGGGGTCTTATCCTAGTGGAAGGTCCTGATTCAGAGCAGTTTCTCCAAAACCAGCTGACAAATACAGTTTTAGGTATGCAGTCTGTGAAAGATACTGAAGTCGCCCAGGGCAATAATCAAGTGCGCTTAGTTGGTTACTGCAGTCCTAAAGGGCGTCTATTGGCTAGCGCTTGGCTGGCTCTGCAAACATACCCAGTAGAGTCCAGTGAAGTGAAACGCTATTACTTATTTATCTCAAAAGATATTGCGGGGAGTACTGCAAAGCGTTTGGGCATGTATGTGTTGAGATCTAAAGTCAAAGTCACCGACGTCTCTGATCATTGGATGATTGAAGGCAAGCTCAATCAGGATGCACAAGCTCAATATCTTTCTGCCTCTGATGAAATAGCCTTGCAACTTCCAGAGCTAGGTGTTGAGAGCCGCAATACTCAGCGCATTGTTTCGGCTAAGCCAAAACAAGCGCATTACGACGCTACTCATAGTGAAGTCTTGGAGATTTGGAATGATCTTGAAGTTATTAGCGGCATTCCCAGAATTGTTCTGGCAACCCAAGAGCAGTTTGTGCCACAAATGATCAATTTTGAATCGGTTGATGGTGTGGATTTCAAAAAGGGTTGCTATCCAGGTCAAGAAATCGTTGCCAGAAGCCAATATCGTGGTGTGATTAAACGGCGCCTCCATTTGGCACACTTCCTAAGCGGGGATGCTGATGTTATTCATTGCGGCCCCGCTACAGAACTATTTCATGCAAGCGACCCAAATCAGCCGGCCGGCATGGTCGTACTCTCAGCAAAAAACCCATCCAACCCCAACAGAATTGACCTCCAAGTCGAGCTTAAGCTTGAGGCGCTCGAAAAAGGGGAAATTCATTTGGGAGGCGCAGATGGACCTGTGTTAAAAATAGATCCATTACCTTACCCATTGATTGAAATCTAA
- a CDS encoding PaaI family thioesterase has product MTTPLQTQTSTQLANLGEELNVPFLKLLGVRLLSAEMGKGEILLALKPEHKNTWEVAHGGVLLTLMDVAMAVAARSADPGDRSVVTIELKNNFMQAANGILRVNAETVRHTATMAFCEAKLYNDHGEVCCMATGTFKYLKRLPTRNATGEKVINDDLRWE; this is encoded by the coding sequence ATGACAACGCCATTACAAACTCAGACTTCCACCCAGCTAGCCAATTTGGGTGAGGAATTGAACGTCCCATTTTTAAAGTTATTGGGTGTTCGCCTTCTCAGTGCAGAAATGGGCAAGGGTGAAATTTTGCTGGCACTTAAGCCTGAGCATAAAAATACTTGGGAGGTTGCGCATGGTGGTGTTTTGCTGACCTTGATGGATGTGGCTATGGCAGTTGCAGCACGCTCGGCAGATCCTGGAGATCGTAGCGTTGTTACGATTGAATTGAAGAATAACTTTATGCAAGCGGCCAATGGAATCTTGCGCGTGAATGCTGAGACGGTTCGTCATACTGCCACAATGGCATTTTGCGAAGCGAAGTTATATAACGATCATGGTGAAGTCTGCTGTATGGCAACGGGGACATTCAAATACTTGAAACGCTTGCCAACTCGCAATGCCACAGGTGAAAAAGTCATCAACGACGACCTACGTTGGGAATAG
- the mltG gene encoding endolytic transglycosylase MltG, with product MSQKFQKMNLLNLKKQPSWVLWLLGACAALLMIFYAAIFLVTVVPANSNFAATSGYKVKIQPKSGLSNIARQMQEQGLSVNPLVLQISARALFVGSRLKPGTYLFPLDAGLGRILLQMARGDRVKESVAIIPGMTIWQVRALIDAHPALIHQTRSMSSKVLLAQLHLAYPSLEGAFFPDTYVFDPEELDIVIYQRAAQAMQKQLLSAWSEKTINSPLKTPYELLILASIIEKETGRPSDRNLIAAVFLNRLKQGMKLQTDPTVIYGIGPKFDGNLRKADLSRSSPYNTYMHIGLPPTPISMPSKESLLAAVAPADSKALFFVARGDGTSHFSTTLSEHESAVDQYQRKKTSPIQQH from the coding sequence ATGAGTCAAAAATTTCAGAAAATGAATTTATTAAACCTAAAAAAGCAGCCAAGCTGGGTGTTATGGCTGCTTGGCGCATGTGCAGCCCTGTTGATGATTTTCTATGCTGCCATCTTCCTCGTCACAGTTGTGCCAGCAAATTCAAATTTCGCAGCTACCTCAGGCTACAAAGTCAAAATTCAGCCTAAATCTGGGCTTAGTAATATTGCCAGGCAAATGCAGGAGCAGGGCCTTTCAGTCAACCCCTTAGTTTTACAAATTAGTGCCCGAGCTCTATTTGTGGGCTCAAGATTAAAGCCAGGCACCTATCTTTTTCCACTTGATGCAGGGTTGGGAAGAATCTTATTGCAGATGGCTAGGGGGGATCGTGTCAAAGAGAGCGTTGCCATTATTCCAGGTATGACCATTTGGCAAGTCAGAGCTTTGATTGATGCGCATCCAGCTTTGATCCATCAAACACGATCCATGAGTTCAAAAGTGTTACTAGCTCAGTTGCATTTGGCTTATCCCAGTTTAGAGGGGGCATTTTTCCCAGATACTTATGTTTTTGATCCCGAGGAGCTTGATATCGTGATTTATCAGCGAGCAGCTCAAGCAATGCAAAAACAACTTTTATCTGCCTGGTCTGAAAAGACTATCAACAGCCCGCTGAAGACACCTTATGAGCTCCTCATATTGGCTTCCATCATCGAAAAAGAAACCGGGAGGCCCAGCGATCGAAATTTAATTGCCGCAGTATTTCTAAACCGCCTTAAACAAGGCATGAAGCTACAGACGGATCCGACCGTGATTTACGGTATAGGCCCTAAATTTGATGGAAATTTACGTAAAGCCGACTTGAGCAGGAGCAGTCCCTACAATACCTATATGCATATAGGTTTACCCCCCACGCCAATTTCAATGCCAAGTAAGGAGTCTTTACTTGCGGCCGTTGCGCCTGCTGATAGCAAGGCACTCTTTTTTGTTGCAAGGGGTGATGGCACTAGCCATTTCTCTACAACCCTCTCCGAACATGAATCAGCCGTTGATCAATATCAGCGCAAGAAAACATCCCCAATTCAACAACATTAA
- a CDS encoding NRDE family protein, whose translation MCLILFAWKSHPDYPLVVAANRDEFYERDTQAMHWWPEHPDVLAGRDSADVLGSPGTWLGFTKTGRFAALTNVRAPSEKRPDTRTRGELSLMFLAGKDRPQEFIQTHAKRFDQYNGFNLLMADFSNPANAEMHWVSNRLMMGQQIRPRKVFPENPLTPGVYGLSNAMLDTPWPKVNHRVAAFAQTLAMDHGGLKNADQYLRLLADTHEASDHELPSTGVSKDWEKALSPAFVKTSSYGTRSSSLLRVRKDGSFEMVERRFDANGTIGHDVITGVLSNAPGSNLSV comes from the coding sequence ATGTGCCTAATTCTTTTTGCCTGGAAATCCCATCCTGACTACCCTTTGGTAGTAGCGGCAAACCGTGATGAATTTTATGAGCGTGACACTCAAGCAATGCATTGGTGGCCGGAGCATCCCGACGTCTTAGCGGGCAGAGATAGCGCAGATGTTCTTGGCAGCCCTGGTACATGGCTAGGCTTCACAAAAACCGGTCGCTTTGCTGCTTTAACGAATGTCAGAGCTCCAAGCGAAAAACGACCTGATACGCGAACCCGTGGTGAGCTGTCCCTGATGTTTCTTGCAGGCAAGGATCGTCCCCAGGAATTTATTCAAACTCATGCAAAGCGATTCGATCAATACAACGGCTTTAATCTATTGATGGCTGATTTCAGCAATCCTGCAAATGCGGAGATGCACTGGGTTAGTAATCGTCTCATGATGGGTCAGCAGATTCGTCCCCGCAAGGTATTTCCTGAAAATCCTTTGACGCCTGGTGTTTATGGCCTATCAAATGCCATGCTTGATACACCTTGGCCTAAGGTAAATCATCGTGTAGCAGCCTTTGCACAAACTTTAGCAATGGATCATGGTGGTTTGAAGAATGCCGACCAGTACTTACGTTTACTGGCAGACACCCATGAAGCCAGTGATCATGAATTGCCTAGTACTGGTGTAAGCAAAGATTGGGAGAAAGCGCTCTCTCCTGCGTTTGTTAAAACTTCTTCGTACGGCACTCGTTCGAGCTCTCTACTCAGAGTCCGCAAAGATGGTTCTTTTGAAATGGTGGAACGTCGCTTTGATGCCAATGGAACCATAGGGCATGATGTCATCACGGGTGTCCTGAGCAATGCACCGGGTTCCAATTTATCGGTTTAG
- a CDS encoding TatD family hydrolase has product MFIDSHCHLDFPEFQSRLPEVLSNMEKANVQHALCVSVDLPDFPKVLKLAEDHTHLYASVGVHPDYEDTPEPSFEFLVETAKHPKIVAIGETGLDYYRMGDRSYESMEWQRERFRTHIRAAIASKRPLIIHTRSASADTLRILQEEGASKIGGVMHCFTESLEVAQAAMEMGFFISFSGIVTFKSAKDLQETCRQVPLDKLLIETDSPYLAPVPYRGKTNEPAWVAQVGEFVADLKGVSVERLAKQTYDNFFECFQIDRAFS; this is encoded by the coding sequence ATGTTCATAGACTCACACTGCCATCTCGATTTCCCGGAGTTTCAATCCAGACTGCCTGAGGTTTTAAGCAATATGGAGAAAGCCAATGTCCAGCATGCATTGTGTGTTTCGGTCGACTTGCCGGATTTCCCCAAAGTACTCAAGTTGGCCGAGGACCATACTCATCTTTATGCCTCGGTTGGAGTCCATCCAGACTACGAAGACACGCCCGAGCCCAGTTTTGAGTTTTTAGTAGAGACTGCAAAACACCCCAAAATTGTTGCTATTGGCGAAACTGGCTTGGATTATTACCGGATGGGCGACCGCAGCTATGAATCTATGGAGTGGCAACGCGAGCGTTTTAGAACCCATATTAGGGCCGCCATAGCTTCTAAACGCCCGCTAATCATCCATACCCGCTCCGCCTCTGCTGATACCCTCAGAATTCTCCAGGAGGAGGGCGCTAGCAAGATTGGCGGGGTAATGCATTGCTTTACTGAGAGCCTAGAAGTAGCTCAAGCAGCCATGGAAATGGGCTTTTTTATCTCCTTTTCAGGGATTGTGACCTTTAAAAGCGCGAAAGACCTCCAAGAGACGTGTCGTCAGGTCCCGCTCGATAAATTGCTAATTGAGACAGACTCGCCTTATTTGGCACCGGTCCCATATCGCGGCAAGACCAATGAGCCCGCATGGGTTGCCCAAGTGGGCGAGTTTGTGGCGGATTTAAAAGGGGTTTCTGTAGAGCGACTCGCTAAACAAACTTATGATAACTTTTTTGAATGTTTTCAGATAGATAGGGCATTTTCTTGA
- a CDS encoding DNA polymerase III subunit delta' translates to MLNSSTDIAAPSIPPWLEPLWNSVDLQNFPHAVLVHGQSGIGKFEFAIELAKALLCESTATSKPCNACEACHWFDSGNHPDFIALAPETHQKRLPKSDLDLDAEAPKKKTASADDEEASDKKEKKNIAIEDARKAIEGLSIGTHRGGNRVILIYPLESLRPDSANTLLKSLEEPPAQTIFLLLADRLERVLPTIRSRCRLIAAPRPDRETGLSWLKDRVSKATGGKLNEDELQTIYDEQGGAPFSVFNSLLARYHQDDKDELSIAIQASRILLQGLSQGSRINSLELAEKIHKSPMGPLLTSAQRWVADLLAVIEGGNARYFPKHQPGILTLSKQARLAKLLRFWKLLTITRRHENHPLANRVQLEALLSQYQQIFED, encoded by the coding sequence ATGCTGAATTCATCTACCGATATTGCCGCGCCTAGCATTCCGCCTTGGCTTGAGCCTTTATGGAATAGTGTGGACCTGCAGAATTTTCCACATGCCGTTTTAGTTCATGGTCAGTCTGGTATCGGTAAGTTTGAATTTGCTATTGAATTAGCCAAGGCGCTACTTTGTGAATCGACTGCCACCTCTAAGCCCTGCAATGCTTGTGAGGCCTGTCATTGGTTTGATTCTGGAAATCATCCCGACTTCATTGCTCTCGCACCTGAAACCCATCAAAAAAGATTACCCAAATCAGATTTAGATTTAGATGCGGAGGCGCCGAAGAAAAAAACGGCAAGTGCTGATGATGAAGAAGCATCCGATAAAAAAGAAAAGAAAAATATAGCAATTGAGGATGCTCGAAAAGCCATTGAAGGCCTCTCTATTGGAACGCATCGCGGTGGTAATCGGGTGATCCTAATTTACCCCCTAGAGTCCTTGCGCCCAGACTCTGCTAATACATTACTAAAGTCTCTTGAAGAGCCGCCTGCTCAGACCATATTTCTTCTACTGGCTGATCGTCTTGAGAGAGTGCTGCCTACCATTCGCTCTCGCTGTCGTTTAATTGCAGCCCCAAGACCTGATCGAGAAACGGGTTTATCGTGGTTAAAGGATCGAGTGTCCAAAGCAACTGGTGGAAAGTTAAACGAGGATGAGCTTCAAACTATTTATGACGAACAGGGCGGTGCACCGTTCTCAGTTTTTAATTCTCTGCTTGCCAGATACCATCAAGATGATAAAGATGAACTCTCGATTGCGATACAAGCCTCCAGAATTTTGCTACAGGGCTTATCTCAAGGAAGCCGTATTAATTCTTTAGAGCTTGCTGAAAAAATTCATAAATCACCGATGGGACCCTTGCTCACTTCAGCACAACGATGGGTTGCCGATCTGCTGGCAGTTATAGAAGGGGGCAATGCTCGCTATTTTCCTAAGCATCAGCCAGGCATTCTCACTTTGAGCAAGCAAGCCCGCCTAGCTAAATTACTCCGTTTTTGGAAACTTTTGACAATCACTCGTCGTCACGAAAACCACCCTTTGGCAAATCGGGTTCAGTTGGAAGCTTTGCTTTCTCAGTATCAACAGATCTTTGAAGATTAA